Proteins from a genomic interval of Cyanobium sp. AMD-g:
- the thiC gene encoding phosphomethylpyrimidine synthase ThiC has translation MRSAWIQKRRGQANVTQLHYARQGVITEEMAFVAKRENLPESLVMEEVARGRMIIPANIEHPGLEPMAIGIASKCKVNANIGASPNASDLNEEVEKLKLAVKYGADTVMDLSTGGVNLDEVRTAIINASTVPIGTVPVYQALESVHGSIEKLDADDFLHIIEKHCQQGVDYQTIHAGLLIEHLPLVKGRLTGIVSRGGGILAQWMLYHHKQNPLFTHFDDICEIFKRYDCSFSLGDSLRPGCQHDASDAAQLAELKTLGELTRRAWKHDVQVMVEGPGHVPMDQIEFNVKKQMEECSEAPFYVLGPLVTDIAPGYDHITSAIGAALAGWHGTAMLCYVTPKEHLGLPNAEDVREGLIAYKIAAHAADIARHRPGARDRDDELSRARYAFDWNKQFDLSLDPERAREYHDETLPADIYKQAEFCSMCGPKHCPMQTKITDADIEGLEQVLAEQKKAQGEPLGV, from the coding sequence ATGCGCAGCGCCTGGATCCAGAAGCGTCGTGGTCAAGCCAACGTCACCCAGCTGCATTACGCCCGCCAGGGGGTGATCACCGAGGAGATGGCCTTCGTGGCCAAGCGGGAGAACCTGCCCGAGTCGCTGGTGATGGAGGAGGTGGCCCGGGGCCGCATGATCATCCCCGCCAACATCGAGCACCCTGGTCTGGAGCCGATGGCGATCGGCATCGCCAGCAAGTGCAAGGTGAACGCCAACATCGGCGCCTCCCCCAATGCCTCTGACCTCAACGAGGAGGTGGAGAAGCTGAAGCTGGCCGTGAAATATGGCGCCGACACGGTGATGGACCTCTCCACCGGCGGCGTGAACCTCGATGAGGTGCGCACGGCGATCATCAACGCCTCCACGGTGCCCATCGGCACGGTGCCCGTGTATCAGGCGCTGGAGAGCGTGCACGGCTCGATCGAGAAGCTCGATGCCGACGATTTCCTGCACATCATCGAGAAGCATTGCCAGCAGGGCGTCGACTACCAGACGATCCATGCGGGCCTGCTGATCGAGCACCTGCCGCTGGTGAAGGGCCGCCTCACCGGGATCGTGAGCCGCGGCGGCGGCATCCTGGCCCAGTGGATGCTCTACCACCACAAGCAAAACCCGCTGTTCACCCACTTCGACGACATCTGCGAGATCTTCAAGCGCTACGACTGCAGCTTCTCCCTGGGGGATTCGCTGCGGCCGGGCTGCCAGCACGATGCCTCCGATGCGGCCCAGCTGGCCGAACTGAAGACGCTCGGTGAGCTCACCCGCCGCGCCTGGAAGCACGACGTGCAGGTGATGGTGGAGGGTCCGGGCCATGTGCCGATGGACCAGATCGAGTTCAACGTCAAGAAGCAGATGGAGGAGTGCAGCGAGGCGCCCTTCTACGTGCTCGGCCCGCTGGTCACCGACATCGCCCCCGGCTACGACCACATCACCAGCGCCATCGGTGCCGCCCTGGCCGGCTGGCACGGCACGGCGATGCTCTGCTACGTGACGCCGAAGGAGCACCTGGGCCTGCCCAACGCCGAAGACGTGCGCGAGGGCCTGATCGCCTACAAGATCGCCGCCCACGCCGCCGACATCGCCCGCCACCGCCCCGGCGCCCGCGACCGCGACGACGAGCTGAGCCGGGCCCGCTATGCCTTCGACTGGAACAAGCAGTTCGACCTGAGCCTGGATCCCGAGCGGGCCCGCGAGTACCACGACGAAACCCTGCCGGCCGACATCTACAAGCAGGCGGAGTTCTGCTCGATGTGCGGCCCCAAGCACTGCCCGATGCAGACCAAGATCACCGACGCCGACATCGAGGGTCTCGAGCAGGTGCTGGCCGAGCAGAAGAAGGCCCAGGGGGAACCGCTGGGGGTGTGA
- the ruvB gene encoding Holliday junction branch migration DNA helicase RuvB has product MAIISSGGPAGLAPGAGGGKASPAAPERLVDPTARPEEEPVVREDGLRPRRLDDYIGQSELKQVLRIAVEATRRRQEALDHVLLYGPPGLGKTTMALVLAEELGVRCRITSAPALERPRDIVGLLVNLQPREVLFIDEIHRLNRVAEEILYPAMEDFRLDLTVGKGTTARTRSLEVAPFTLVGATTRAGSLSSPLRDRFGLIQRLEFYGQGDLEAIVVRAAGLLQLPLRPCAAQEVARRCRGTPRIANRLLRRVRDVAAVGGHGQIDAALVDAALSLHRVDGRGLDASDRRLLQLMLETYGGGPVGLETLAAGLGEDPATLEAVVEPYLLQLGFLQRTPRGRIVTAAGRAHLDGPAAVAA; this is encoded by the coding sequence ATGGCGATCATCTCTTCGGGGGGACCGGCCGGGCTTGCCCCGGGAGCGGGTGGGGGCAAAGCCAGCCCAGCCGCCCCGGAGCGCCTCGTTGACCCCACCGCCCGGCCCGAGGAGGAGCCGGTGGTCCGGGAGGACGGGCTGCGGCCCCGCCGGCTGGATGACTACATCGGCCAGAGCGAGCTCAAGCAGGTGCTGCGCATCGCCGTGGAGGCCACCCGCCGCCGCCAGGAGGCCCTCGACCACGTGCTGCTCTACGGCCCCCCCGGCCTTGGCAAGACCACCATGGCCCTGGTGCTGGCCGAAGAGCTGGGGGTGCGCTGCCGCATCACCAGCGCCCCGGCCCTGGAACGTCCCCGCGACATCGTCGGACTGCTGGTGAACCTGCAGCCCCGGGAGGTGCTGTTCATCGATGAGATCCACCGGCTGAACCGGGTGGCCGAGGAGATCCTCTACCCGGCCATGGAAGACTTCCGCCTCGATCTCACCGTCGGCAAGGGCACCACCGCCCGCACCCGCAGCCTGGAGGTGGCCCCGTTCACCCTGGTGGGGGCCACCACCCGCGCCGGTTCGCTCAGCTCGCCGCTGCGGGATCGCTTCGGCCTGATCCAGCGGCTGGAGTTCTATGGCCAGGGCGACCTCGAAGCGATCGTGGTGCGGGCTGCCGGCCTGCTGCAGCTGCCCCTGCGCCCCTGCGCCGCCCAGGAGGTGGCCCGCCGTTGCCGGGGCACGCCTCGCATCGCCAACCGCCTGCTGCGGCGGGTGCGGGACGTGGCGGCGGTGGGGGGGCACGGCCAGATCGATGCGGCGCTGGTGGATGCGGCCCTCTCCCTGCACCGGGTGGATGGCCGCGGCCTTGATGCCAGCGACCGCCGCCTGCTGCAGCTGATGCTCGAGACCTACGGAGGCGGCCCGGTGGGGCTCGAGACCCTGGCCGCGGGGCTGGGGGAGGATCCCGCCACCCTGGAAGCGGTGGTGGAGCCCTACCTGTTGCAATTGGGTTTTTTGCAGCGCACACCCCGGGGACGGATCGTCACGGCCGCCGGTCGCGCCCACCTCGATGGTCCTGCTGCGGTGGCGGCGTGA
- a CDS encoding HEAT repeat domain-containing protein, whose product MSEATPDLEAARQAIASGDPSRAMPALAGLRAVEAEAAIPLLLLGLEQTTFVIRSLACAGLGVKRSELGWQALETAVRQDEDANVRAEAANALASYGVERAWPLLRDAFVADDQWLVRCSILSALAEQEAMPAAWLLELARLAIADGDGTVRAGGAEILGRLVRDGRGPEAAEAREALASLQADGDHRVTAVALDGLQA is encoded by the coding sequence GTGAGTGAAGCCACCCCCGATCTGGAAGCGGCGCGGCAGGCGATCGCCTCGGGCGATCCGAGCCGGGCGATGCCGGCCCTGGCGGGCCTGCGGGCGGTGGAGGCGGAGGCGGCCATCCCGTTGTTGCTGCTGGGCCTGGAGCAGACCACCTTCGTGATCCGCTCGCTGGCCTGCGCCGGCCTGGGGGTGAAGCGAAGTGAGCTGGGCTGGCAGGCCCTGGAGACGGCGGTGCGGCAGGACGAGGACGCCAATGTGCGCGCCGAGGCCGCCAATGCCCTGGCCAGCTACGGGGTGGAGCGGGCCTGGCCCCTGCTGCGGGACGCCTTCGTGGCCGACGACCAGTGGCTGGTGCGCTGCAGCATCCTCTCGGCCCTGGCTGAGCAGGAGGCGATGCCGGCGGCGTGGCTGCTGGAGCTGGCGCGGCTGGCCATCGCCGATGGCGACGGCACGGTGCGGGCCGGCGGGGCCGAGATCCTGGGGCGCCTGGTGCGCGATGGCCGAGGGCCGGAGGCGGCCGAGGCCCGCGAGGCCCTGGCGTCGCTGCAGGCCGATGGCGACCACCGGGTGACGGCCGTGGCCCTCGACGGCCTGCAGGCCTGA
- a CDS encoding amidohydrolase — MDATLQAALPELIQLRRHIHRHPELSGHEQQTAALVAGELRRWGWEVREAVGRTGVVAELGPLGAPLVALRADMDALPIEERTQLAYASSRQGLMHACGHDIHTTVGLGVARLLASVADRLTARVRLLFQPAEETAEGAAWMRADGAMDGVQALFGVHVFPSLAVGTVGVRSGSLTAAAGELEVEVLGEGGHGARPHQSTDAIWIAARVVSGLQEAISRRLDPLHPVVVSFGLIEGGKAFNVIADHVRLLGTVRCLDLEVHAQLPGWIEDTVHALCRGHGGEARVHYRCISPPVHNDPELTQLVADAAVALLGRSRVQWLEQPSLGAEDFAELLANTRGTMFRLGVAGPDGCSPLHSNSFDPDEGCLEVGIKVLALSLLRWMERPV, encoded by the coding sequence ATGGACGCGACCCTGCAGGCGGCGTTGCCGGAGCTGATCCAGCTGCGGCGCCACATCCACCGCCATCCCGAGCTGAGCGGCCACGAGCAGCAGACCGCCGCCCTGGTGGCCGGTGAGCTGCGGCGCTGGGGCTGGGAGGTACGCGAAGCGGTGGGTCGCACTGGCGTGGTGGCCGAACTGGGTCCGCTGGGGGCTCCCCTGGTGGCCCTGCGGGCCGACATGGACGCGCTGCCGATCGAGGAGCGCACCCAGCTCGCCTACGCCTCCAGTCGCCAGGGCCTGATGCACGCCTGCGGCCACGACATCCACACCACCGTGGGCCTGGGGGTGGCGCGGCTGCTGGCCAGCGTGGCCGACCGGCTCACGGCCCGGGTGCGGCTGCTGTTCCAGCCGGCGGAGGAAACGGCGGAGGGGGCGGCCTGGATGCGCGCCGATGGGGCGATGGACGGGGTGCAGGCCCTGTTCGGGGTGCACGTTTTCCCCAGCCTGGCGGTGGGCACGGTGGGAGTGCGCAGCGGCAGTCTCACGGCCGCGGCGGGGGAACTGGAGGTGGAGGTGCTGGGCGAAGGGGGCCATGGCGCCCGGCCGCACCAGAGCACCGATGCGATCTGGATCGCCGCCCGGGTGGTGAGCGGCCTGCAGGAGGCGATCAGCCGCCGGCTCGATCCCCTCCATCCGGTGGTCGTCAGCTTCGGGCTGATCGAGGGCGGCAAAGCCTTCAACGTCATCGCCGACCACGTGCGGCTGCTGGGCACGGTCCGCTGCCTGGATCTGGAGGTCCACGCCCAGCTGCCGGGCTGGATCGAGGACACGGTGCATGCCCTCTGCCGCGGCCATGGCGGCGAAGCGCGGGTGCATTACCGCTGCATCTCGCCGCCGGTGCACAACGATCCCGAGCTCACCCAGCTGGTGGCCGATGCGGCCGTGGCCCTGCTGGGCCGCTCGAGGGTGCAGTGGCTGGAGCAGCCGTCGCTGGGGGCCGAGGACTTCGCCGAACTGCTGGCCAACACCCGCGGCACGATGTTTCGCCTGGGGGTGGCCGGACCCGATGGCTGCTCGCCCCTGCACAGCAACAGCTTCGATCCCGACGAGGGCTGCCTGGAGGTGGGCATCAAGGTGCTGGCCCTCAGCCTGCTGCGTTGGATGGAGCGGCCGGTTTGA
- a CDS encoding tetratricopeptide repeat protein: protein MAWAPAGWAEVVPRAPSLPVLFDRALAASREGRFGEALPLWDQVVELAPQDASAWSNRGNVQLALGDARAAIADQDRAIELEPGSADPHLNRGTAEEALDQWPAAAADYRWILERDPEDASALYNLGNVEGSQDDWPAARQCFEAAAAARPGFAMARSSAALAAFQLGDTTAAEKQLRDLIRRYPLFADARAGLTALLWQKGARGEAESHWAAASGLDPRYRQEEWLLQIRRWPPVPVQALAQFLALAP, encoded by the coding sequence CTGGCCTGGGCGCCGGCGGGGTGGGCCGAGGTGGTCCCCAGGGCGCCGTCGTTGCCGGTGCTGTTCGATCGGGCCCTGGCCGCCAGCCGTGAGGGGCGTTTCGGCGAGGCCCTGCCCCTGTGGGACCAGGTGGTGGAACTGGCGCCGCAGGACGCCTCGGCCTGGAGCAACCGGGGCAACGTGCAGCTGGCCCTGGGGGACGCCCGGGCGGCGATCGCCGACCAGGACCGGGCCATCGAGCTGGAGCCCGGCAGCGCCGACCCCCACCTCAACCGTGGCACCGCCGAGGAGGCCCTGGACCAATGGCCGGCCGCCGCCGCCGACTACCGCTGGATCCTGGAGCGGGATCCGGAGGATGCCTCCGCCCTTTACAACCTGGGCAACGTGGAGGGCTCCCAGGACGACTGGCCGGCGGCCCGCCAATGCTTCGAGGCGGCCGCCGCCGCCCGGCCGGGGTTTGCCATGGCCCGCTCCAGCGCCGCCCTGGCCGCCTTCCAGCTGGGCGACACCACCGCGGCGGAGAAGCAGTTGCGCGACCTGATCCGCCGCTACCCCCTGTTCGCCGATGCCCGCGCTGGCCTCACGGCGCTGCTCTGGCAAAAGGGCGCACGGGGGGAGGCGGAGAGCCACTGGGCCGCGGCCTCCGGCCTCGATCCCCGCTACCGGCAGGAAGAATGGCTGCTGCAGATACGGCGCTGGCCGCCCGTTCCCGTGCAGGCTCTGGCCCAGTTCCTGGCCCTGGCCCCCTGA
- a CDS encoding protein kinase domain-containing protein → MTSAAQGQVIGGRYRLERRLGAETGGAQGELWQASDQLAADAPVALRRIGPEQDQARARELWSRLQGVLHPQVPRIGAVIEAEGQLWLVREWQAGRTYQQLLELRAERQLVFGAGEVLLLLRQLLPVLAALHSQDLLHGDLSPANLLRRDSDGLPVPLDFGLVRGSVNGTAGERLLGATPGYAPPELARGEPAQPWMDLHALGVVALVLLSGDAPGGLLDPTTMQWRWPAALEAEPDLRQQLQRLLSRHPDERFASAGQALVAFQSLAMPDSTGPVPRADRTVILVPAAAPAPPPPPPPERDPAAAVAADGVVAEAPRPAEAPRVEPQLPLRVAAPPPPPPAQAGPDSLRRRYEEREEAAEGGFWPVLIALVLSAVVGTAVGWWWLSRGKVATPPPGGVAELPSSLPPSEVDQRQQLLNRLRAMQVDRAWFLSLVDAALLAQYPERNGRLPSDTLEDAPLRRVWNELAEEWLARVEQLPLPLRRRLGNFSATDWESRQSGFVRQGLSPAVLRELVSASVQNLLPSRASQAMPPEPFRQIWYAAAELTLENLRIEPIEAPSGATQVLTAEVPASGARLFPIRLPAGHGLALGVNGSPLLQMSVFSAEGTPLEARGPLRVLTLGSQKSSPVQLLLTNDGVAPALIRLSLRADPPAPTPPPAPDAPPAPEENPETPPVPAPATPGAGQTPASPAAPTPPPPVEPANP, encoded by the coding sequence ATGACATCGGCAGCCCAGGGCCAGGTGATCGGCGGCCGCTACAGGCTGGAGCGCCGTCTCGGGGCGGAGACGGGCGGGGCCCAGGGGGAGCTGTGGCAGGCGAGTGACCAGCTGGCCGCCGATGCGCCCGTGGCCCTGCGCCGCATCGGGCCGGAGCAGGACCAGGCCCGGGCCCGGGAGCTGTGGTCGCGGCTGCAGGGGGTGCTCCACCCCCAGGTGCCCCGCATCGGCGCCGTGATCGAGGCCGAGGGCCAGCTCTGGCTGGTGCGGGAGTGGCAGGCGGGCCGCACCTACCAGCAGCTGCTGGAGCTGCGCGCCGAGCGCCAGCTGGTGTTCGGGGCGGGGGAGGTGCTGCTGCTGCTGCGCCAGCTGCTGCCGGTGCTCGCTGCCCTGCACAGCCAGGACCTGCTGCATGGGGATCTGAGTCCCGCCAACCTGCTGCGCCGCGACAGCGACGGCCTGCCGGTGCCCCTCGATTTCGGACTGGTGCGGGGCAGCGTCAATGGCACCGCCGGCGAGCGGCTGCTGGGTGCCACGCCGGGCTATGCCCCGCCGGAACTGGCCAGGGGGGAGCCCGCCCAGCCATGGATGGATCTGCACGCCCTCGGGGTGGTGGCCCTGGTGCTGCTGAGCGGTGATGCCCCGGGGGGCCTGCTCGACCCCACCACGATGCAATGGCGCTGGCCGGCGGCCCTGGAGGCTGAGCCCGACCTGCGGCAGCAACTGCAGCGCCTGCTGAGCCGCCACCCCGACGAGCGTTTCGCCTCGGCCGGCCAGGCCCTGGTGGCGTTCCAGTCCCTGGCGATGCCCGACAGCACGGGTCCCGTGCCCCGGGCCGACCGCACCGTGATCCTGGTGCCCGCGGCGGCGCCGGCCCCGCCACCACCACCGCCGCCCGAGCGGGATCCGGCGGCGGCCGTCGCCGCGGACGGGGTGGTGGCCGAGGCCCCCCGCCCCGCCGAAGCGCCCCGGGTGGAGCCCCAGCTGCCGCTCCGCGTGGCGGCTCCCCCGCCGCCACCTCCGGCCCAGGCCGGCCCCGACAGCCTGCGTCGCCGCTACGAGGAACGGGAAGAGGCGGCCGAAGGGGGCTTCTGGCCGGTGCTGATCGCCCTGGTGCTGTCGGCCGTGGTCGGCACGGCGGTGGGCTGGTGGTGGCTGAGCCGCGGCAAAGTGGCCACCCCGCCCCCCGGCGGGGTGGCCGAGCTGCCCAGCAGCCTGCCCCCCTCGGAGGTGGATCAGCGCCAGCAGCTGCTCAACCGCCTGCGGGCCATGCAGGTCGACCGGGCCTGGTTCCTCAGCCTGGTGGACGCGGCCCTGCTGGCCCAGTACCCCGAACGCAACGGCCGGCTCCCCTCCGACACGCTTGAGGATGCCCCGCTGCGCCGGGTCTGGAACGAACTGGCCGAGGAATGGCTGGCCCGGGTGGAGCAGCTGCCCCTGCCCCTGCGCCGGCGTTTGGGCAACTTCAGTGCCACCGACTGGGAGTCCCGCCAGTCCGGTTTCGTGCGCCAGGGGCTGAGCCCGGCGGTGCTGCGCGAGCTGGTGTCGGCGAGTGTGCAGAACCTGCTGCCGAGCCGCGCCTCCCAGGCGATGCCACCGGAGCCCTTCCGCCAGATCTGGTACGCCGCCGCTGAGCTGACGCTCGAGAACCTCAGGATCGAGCCGATCGAGGCCCCCTCCGGCGCCACCCAGGTCCTCACCGCCGAGGTGCCTGCCAGCGGCGCCCGGTTGTTCCCGATCCGGCTTCCCGCCGGCCATGGCCTGGCCCTCGGGGTCAACGGTTCCCCCCTGCTGCAGATGAGCGTCTTCTCTGCTGAGGGCACCCCGTTGGAGGCCAGGGGACCACTGCGGGTGTTGACCCTGGGCTCCCAGAAGAGTTCGCCGGTGCAGCTGCTGCTCACCAACGACGGTGTCGCGCCGGCCCTGATCCGGCTGTCGCTGCGGGCCGACCCGCCGGCACCCACGCCCCCACCGGCCCCTGACGCCCCCCCTGCGCCCGAGGAGAACCCCGAAACGCCGCCCGTGCCGGCACCGGCCACACCTGGCGCCGGCCAGACGCCCGCCAGCCCAGCGGCCCCCACACCGCCGCCGCCGGTGGAACCCGCCAACCCCTGA
- the smpB gene encoding SsrA-binding protein SmpB — protein MAKGPGRKGGGAKSADPANRLLADNRLARHQYEILETLETGIELLGTEVKSIRAGQVNLRDGFCLIRNGEMQLHNVHISPHSHAGKFFNHEPLRVRKLLAHRREIDKLRVSLDQKGLTLIPLNLHLKGSWIKITIGLGKGRKLHDKRQDEKNKQIAKETRAAVARL, from the coding sequence ATGGCGAAGGGGCCTGGCAGGAAGGGCGGTGGCGCCAAAAGCGCCGACCCGGCCAACCGGCTGCTGGCCGACAACCGCCTGGCCAGACACCAGTACGAGATCCTTGAAACCCTCGAGACCGGCATCGAACTGCTCGGCACCGAGGTGAAGTCGATCCGGGCCGGCCAGGTGAACCTGCGCGACGGCTTCTGCCTGATCCGCAATGGCGAGATGCAGCTCCACAACGTCCACATCTCACCCCACAGCCACGCCGGCAAGTTCTTCAACCACGAGCCGCTGCGGGTGCGCAAGCTGCTGGCCCATCGGCGCGAGATCGACAAGCTGCGCGTCTCCCTCGATCAGAAGGGCCTCACCCTGATTCCGCTCAACCTGCACCTCAAGGGCTCCTGGATCAAGATCACCATCGGCCTGGGCAAGGGCCGCAAACTGCACGACAAGCGCCAGGACGAAAAGAACAAGCAGATCGCCAAGGAGACCCGGGCCGCCGTCGCCCGGCTCTGA
- a CDS encoding DUF3188 domain-containing protein → MSVRRAPRFLAALLALSAPLLILLALLVLLTRQGADRLPALPALVIGCGLLGTSVLRRRRRRAELLRALRQGPQA, encoded by the coding sequence TTGAGCGTCCGTCGGGCCCCTCGCTTCCTGGCCGCCCTGCTGGCGCTGTCCGCACCGCTGCTGATCCTGCTGGCCCTGCTGGTGCTGCTCACCCGCCAGGGGGCCGACCGGCTGCCGGCCCTGCCCGCCCTGGTGATCGGCTGCGGGCTGCTGGGCACCAGCGTGCTGCGTCGCCGTCGCCGCCGGGCCGAGTTGCTGCGGGCGCTGCGCCAGGGGCCACAGGCCTGA
- a CDS encoding cysteine synthase A, translating into MGAHSDGMSTGITEGFSGAVGRTPLIRLHALSALTGCEILGKAEFMNPGGSVKDRAALGILQEAEASGQLQPGGTVVEGTAGNTGIGLTHLCNARGYRCLIVIPETQSAEKIGLLRSLGAEVRTVPAVPYSDPANYVRLSGRIAEETPGALWANQFDNLANRRAHYGSTGPEIWQQTGGRLDAWVAATGTGGTYAGVALYLKEQDPSIRCVLADPCGSALYSWATDGTLKSEGNSITEGIGNSRVTANLEGAPIDDAVRIDDPMALRTVYGLLWQEGLFMGGSVGINVAAAVETARRLGPGHRIVTVLCDSGDRYRSRLYDHDWLAGRGLEQPQRGGAALIP; encoded by the coding sequence ATGGGAGCCCACAGCGATGGCATGAGCACAGGGATCACCGAAGGTTTCAGTGGCGCGGTGGGTCGGACACCGCTGATCCGGCTCCATGCCCTCAGCGCCCTCACCGGCTGCGAGATCCTCGGCAAGGCGGAGTTCATGAACCCCGGCGGGTCGGTGAAGGACCGGGCCGCCCTGGGCATCCTCCAGGAGGCGGAGGCCAGCGGCCAGCTGCAGCCGGGGGGCACGGTGGTGGAAGGCACCGCCGGCAACACCGGCATCGGCCTCACCCACCTCTGCAATGCCCGCGGCTACCGCTGCCTGATCGTCATCCCCGAAACCCAGTCGGCGGAGAAGATCGGCCTGCTGCGCAGCCTTGGCGCCGAGGTGCGCACGGTGCCGGCGGTGCCCTACAGCGACCCGGCCAACTACGTGCGCCTCTCCGGCCGCATTGCCGAGGAGACACCCGGGGCCCTCTGGGCCAACCAGTTCGACAATCTCGCCAACCGGCGCGCCCATTACGGCAGCACCGGACCGGAGATCTGGCAGCAGACCGGCGGGCGGCTGGATGCCTGGGTGGCCGCCACCGGCACCGGCGGCACCTATGCGGGGGTGGCCCTGTATCTCAAGGAGCAGGATCCGTCGATCCGCTGCGTTCTGGCCGATCCCTGCGGCAGCGCCCTCTACAGCTGGGCCACCGACGGCACCCTCAAGAGCGAGGGCAACTCGATCACCGAGGGCATCGGCAACAGCCGCGTCACCGCCAACCTGGAGGGGGCGCCGATCGACGATGCCGTCCGCATCGATGACCCCATGGCCCTGCGCACGGTCTACGGCCTGCTGTGGCAGGAGGGCCTGTTCATGGGCGGATCGGTGGGCATCAACGTGGCGGCGGCGGTGGAGACGGCCCGGCGGCTGGGGCCCGGCCATCGCATCGTCACCGTCCTGTGTGACAGCGGCGATCGCTACCGCTCCCGGCTCTACGACCACGACTGGCTGGCGGGCCGCGGCCTGGAGCAACCCCAGCGCGGCGGCGCGGCCCTGATCCCATGA